One window from the genome of Schistocerca piceifrons isolate TAMUIC-IGC-003096 chromosome 1, iqSchPice1.1, whole genome shotgun sequence encodes:
- the LOC124776816 gene encoding piggyBac transposable element-derived protein 3-like, with protein sequence MFYTTLTILCFLYMKCLLEHFLFILTIENRHSIEAPVDDNIVRSTVNYYFREIPLLILLFVNISVLFIMSKKQYFNIECLELSVEEELAVDEAMIPYTGKLSVKQYVKGKPPPWGIKMYMLCGKRGQAYDFILYQGASTEFETSLLKLFQALKQEKICAAGTVRVNRFANLPLIPDKEAMKKERGFSEEIFRADDIILVKWVDNKTVVLGSNFTGKGEIDKVERWDKKESKYVTIARPELVKCYNHGMGGVDLFDQLMPYYRIFIKSKKWTLRAIFHAVDFAVVQRWLEYRKNANAVGLPTKKIMDLLDFRMKLADVLVLSGMDTSNRKWGRPSATPPDTPVQR encoded by the exons ATGTTTTACACAACATTGActatcttgtgtttcctttacatgAAGTGCTTGttggaacattttctttttatCCTGACGATT GAAAATAGACATAGCATTGAAGCTCCAGTTGATGACAATATCGTTAGGTctactgtaaattattattttaggGAAATACCACTACTGATATTattatttgtgaatatttcagttcTGTTCATCATGTCAAAGAAACAGTATTTCAACATTGA ATGTCTGGAGTTATCTGTGGAGGAAGAGCTTGCTGTTGATGAGGCAATGATCCCATACACAGGGAAGCTGTCAGTAAAACAGTATGTGAAGGGAAAGCCTCCTCCgtggggtatcaaaatgtacatgTTATGTGGTAAGAGGGGACAAGCTTATGATTTTATTCTTTATCAGGGAGCATCGACTGAATTTGAGACATCTTTGTTAAA GCTTTTCCAAGcgttgaaacaagaaaaaatttgtgCTGCTGGAACTGTCAGAGTTAATCGTTTTGCAAATCTTCCACTAATTCCAgataaggaggcaatgaagaaggaaagaggattttcagaagaaatttttagaGCAGATGACATAATACTGGTAAAATGGGTTGACAACAAAACAGTTGTTCTAGGATCTAATTTCACTGGAAAAGGAGAAATTGACAAAGTTGAACGCTGggacaaaaaagaaagtaaatatgttACTATCGCTCGACCAGAGCTTGTAAAATGCTACAACCATGGCATGGGCGGAGTTGATCTTTTTGATCAATTGATGCCATACTACAGAATTTTTATAAAGTCAAAGAAATGGACACTCAGAGCTATTTTCCATGCTGTAGATTTTGCTGTGGTACAGAGATGGCTCGAATACAGGAAAAATGCCAATGCAGTTGGTCTACCAACGAAGAAAATAATGGATCTCCTAGACTTCCGTATGAAGCTGGCTGATGTTCTGGTGTTAAGTGGGATGGATACGTCAAATAGAAAATGGGGCCGACCCTCTGCCACACCTCCAGATACACCTGTTCAAAGATGA